One window of the Eucalyptus grandis isolate ANBG69807.140 chromosome 8, ASM1654582v1, whole genome shotgun sequence genome contains the following:
- the LOC104415894 gene encoding GDP-mannose transporter GONST1 isoform X2, whose product MKPLENGDSDLEGGRLGKDRERTTRSGRTFKMHNQALLSGLAYCMSSCSMILVNKFVLSSYDFNAGISLMLYQNLVSVIIVSTLSLFGVISTEPLTLNLIKVWLPVNVIFVGMLVTSMFSLKYINVAMVTVLKNVTNVITAVGEMYLFSKHHDNRVWGALFLMIISAISGGITDLSFHAVGYAWQITNCFLTASYSLTLRRVMDTAKQVTKSGNLNEFSMVLLNNTLSLPLGVILICVFNEVDYLISTPLLRLPTFWLVMTFSGILGLAISFSSMWFLHQTGATTYRMDFEVKWILIM is encoded by the exons ATGAAACCTTTGGAAAATGGGGACTCTGATTTGGAAGGTGGAAGGCTGggaaaagacagagagagaacaACAAGAAGTGGAAGGACATTTAAAATGCACAACCAGGCCTTGTTATCTGGGCTTGCATATTGCATGTCATCCTGCAGCATGATCCTGGTCAACAAGTTTGTACTCTCCAGCTATGATTTCAATGCAGGCATATCATTGATGCTCTACCAG AATCTTGTGTCAGTTATCATTGTGTCTACATTGAGCCTTTTCGGTGTGATATCGACAGAACCACTgactttaaatttgattaaggTCTGGTTGCCTGTGAACGTAATATTTGTTGGAATGCTCGTTACGAGCATGTTTAG CTTAAAGTACATAAATGTTGCCATGGTTACTGTCCTGAAGAATGTTACAAATGTGATTACAGCAGTTGGGGAGATGTACCTATTTAGTAAGCATCATGATAATAGAGTTTGGGGTGCCTTGTTCTTGATG ATCATTTCAGCAATTTCTGGAGGGATTACTGATTTGTCTTTCCATGCAGTTGGCTACGCATGGCAGATCACTAATTGTTTCTTAACAGCGTCATATTCA CTAACACTACGTAGAGTCATGGATACAGCAAAGCAAGTCACAAAATCTGGAAACTTGAATGAGTTCTCCATGGTCCTTCTAAACAATACCCTCTCTTTGCCCCTTGGAGTTATTCTTATATGTGTTTTCAATGAGGTGGACTATCTGATTAGCAC TCCTCTTTTAAGGTTACCAACCTTTTGGTTGGTGATGACATTTAGTGGAATTCTTGGGTTGGCTATAAGCTTTTCTTCTATGTGGTTTCTTCATCAAACAGGGGCCACCACTTACAG GATGGACTTCGAAGTAAAATGGATTCTAATCATGTAA
- the LOC104415892 gene encoding LOW QUALITY PROTEIN: 5' exonuclease Apollo (The sequence of the model RefSeq protein was modified relative to this genomic sequence to represent the inferred CDS: inserted 1 base in 1 codon): MPVEMPRGLPFSVDTWTPPSPSRRKRHRFLTHAHRDHSAGIAAAAARSSRPIYSTRLTKALVLHHFPQLDGSLFVEIEAGQSLVVDDPDGPFAVTAFDANHCPGAVMFLFEGAFGNILHTGDCRLTPECMLNLPNKYIGGKGKEPKCPLDLVYLDCTXGKYRQSMPSKHSAIRQVINCIWKHPDAPVVYLTCDLLGQEEILAEVSRTFGSKIYVDKAAHPESLRSLALTFPEILSEDPSSRFHLFDAFPRLFERAKAKLEEARISLQPEPLIIRPSSQWYACEEEYSLAEIKLRQRFNEAVRDEFGVWHVCYSMHSSRDELEWALQTLAPKRVVSTTPNCWAMELDYVKRNCFGTKVASEDPIWNLLGINAKIPINIDVPSECMKFPPSLSEQAHSFVDCEGKSAKPSTGGSEVLDLSPPSKRPSLTLFGRARIGFEGSIHLQEEKKIASRNDEPSHIISTTIHHTQSELSCREDRYTSEHCEELNEEKVEEDIAEVVQTKSPEAKEPDNCKFDSFSSLGSSNNFNQCLRKLYRSKNVPVPRPLPSLVKLNATRRAIGSFKGKPACVRL, translated from the exons ATGCCGGTGGAGATGCCGAGGGGCCTGCCGTTCTCGGTGGACACGTGGACTCCTCCGTCGCCGTCCCGGCGGAAGCGCCACCGCTTCCTCACCCACGCCCACCGAGACCACTCGGCCGGGATCGCGGCAGCCGCCGCCCGCTCCTCCCGCCCCATCTACTCCACCCGCCTCACCAAGGCCCTCGTCCTCCACCACTTCCCTCAG CTTGACGGTTCGTTGTTCGTCGAGATTGAGGCGGGGCAATCCCTGGTGGTCGACGATCCGGATGGGCCTTTCGCCGTCACTGCTTTCGATGCCAATCACTGCCCCG GAGCTGTGATGTTCTTGTTTGAGGGCGCCTTTGGTAACATTTTGCACACGGGAGATTGCAGATTGACCCCTGAATGCATGCTGAACTTACCGAACAAATACATTGGGGGAAAAGGCAAAGAACCAAAGTGTCCACTGGATTTGGTTTACTTGGATTGCA TTGGAAAGTACCGCCAAAGCATGCCAAGCAAGCATTCAGCAATACGACAG GTGATCAATTGTATATGGAAGCACCCTGACGCTCCAGTTGTCTACCTGACCTGTGATTTACTTGGCCAGGAAGAGATACTGGCTGAGGTGTCACGGACCTTTGGGTCCAAGATCTATGTTGATAAAGCTGCCCATCCAGAGAGTTTACGTTCTCTGGCACTCACATTCCCGGAGATCCTCTCGGAAGATCCATCTTCTCGTTTCCATTTGTTTGATGCCTTCCCTAGATTGTTCGAAAGGGCTAAAGCAAAACTTGAGGAGGCTCGAATTAGTTTGCAGCCCGAACCCCTAATAATTCGGCCTTCATCACAATGGTATGCATGTGAGGAGGAGTATTCCCTGGCAGAAATTAAACTAAGACAAAGATTCAATGAAGCAGTTAGGGATGAGTTTGGTGTTTGGCATGTCTGTTACtctatgcattcatcaagggatGAATTAGAGTGGGCCTTGCAGACTCTTGCCCCTAAGAGGGTGGTGTCAACAACACCGAACTGTTGGGCTATGGAACTGGATTATGTCAAGAGAAACTGTTTTGGAACTAAAGTAGCCTCAGAGGACCCTATCTGGAATCTTCTAGGCATCAATGCCAAAATTCCCATCAACATTGACGTCCCTTCTGAGTGCATGAAGTTTCCACCTTCATTATCTGAGCAAGCTCATAGTTTTGTGGACTGCGAAGGAAAATCAGCAAAACCATCCACCGGTGGGAGTGAAGTTTTAGATTTATCTCCTCCGAGTAAACGGCCCTCACTGACACTATTTGGTAGGGCCAGAATTGGTTTTGAAGGCTCAATTCATctgcaggaagagaagaaaattgctTCCAGAAATGATGAGCCATCACATATTATTTCCACCACTATTCATCATACTCAATCTGAACTGTCATGCCGAGAAGATAGATATACTTCGGAGCATTGTGAggaattaaatgaagaaaaagttgaGGAAGATATTGCTGAAGTAGTACAGACTAAGAGTCCAGAGGCAAAAGAGCCAGACAATTGCAAGTTCGATTCTTTTTCATCGCTTGGGTCATCGAACAATTTCAATCAGTGTTTGAGAAAGTTGTACAGATCAAAGAATGTCCCGGTGCCTCGACCTCTACCCTCCTTAGTGAAATTAAATGCCACTAGACGTGCTATTGGGAGCTTTAAAGGTAAGCCGGCTTGTGTTCGCCTCTAA
- the LOC104415895 gene encoding protein DA1-related 1: protein MERYSQTLEGLGHGRQHQQNTDGHRFWISQQNSANKLTEYDERDAIDHAIALSLSEEDQKDDQYQSKYEQASKALLDIDKCHDKTQLVEDELLAIALQESLIVEESRQSYENSIQPHPVSSSDSRICAGCKSEIGLGDFLRCMDADWHSKCFRCHACDLAIADPEFSVSGEHPYHKKCYRDYHQLRCDVCRNYLPTNNEGMEYAFLPFWKQIYCPAHEQDGTPRCSSCDRMESRDTTYLSLDDGRKLCLECLQSAIMDTDECQPLYLEIRKFYKGMNMKVDKQIPLLLVGRQALNEAMEGETNGHHHSHETRGLCLSEGRSVPTDMRGARIEVGNLLATIPKPHKLVHSCNVNAILILHGLPRLLTGSILAHEMMHAWLQLEGFPNLAPEVEEGICQVLAYMWLDFAINLSSTNDVSSSSLPSSSASSTSKKGKWSDFEIQLSEFLKLQIKNDISEAYGEGFRLGNEAVEKHGLRETLDYIRRTGTYPP from the exons ATGGAGAGGTATTCCCAGACACTCGAAGGTCTTGGCCATGGAAGACAACATCAGCAAAATACTGATGGTCACAGATTCTGGATAAGTCAACAAAATTCTGCG AACAAGTTAACAGAAtatgatgagagggatgctatAGATCATGCAATTGCCCTTTCGCTTTCAGAAGAAGATCAGAAAG ATGATCAATATCAATCCAAATATGAACAAGCATCTAAAGCCCTGCTAGATATAGACAAATGTCATGATAAAACTCAGTTGGTGGAGGATGAACTGCTCGCCATAGCTCTCCAAGAAAGTTTAATTGTAGAAGAATCTAGACAGAGctatgaaaattcaattcaacctcATCCAGTTTCATCTTCAGACTCAAG AATCTGTGCAGGATGCAAGAGTGAGATTGGTCTTGGAGATTTCCTGAGGTGCATGGATGCTGATTGGCATTCGAAATGCTTTCGCTGCCACGCATGTGATCTTGCAATCGCTGATCCTGAG TTTTCAGTGTCCGGGGAACACCCCTATCATAAAAAATGCTACAGAGACTACCATCAGCTAAGATGTGACGTTTGCAGGAATTAT CTGCCAACAAACAACGAGGGAATGGAGTACGCGTTTCTTCCTTTCTGGAAGCAAATTTATTGCCCAGCACATGAGCAAGATGGGACTCCAAGATGTTCTAGCTGTGACAGGATGGAA TCAAGAGACACGACGTACTTGTCGCTTGATGACGGTCGAAAGCTATGTCTAGAGTGTCTACAATCTGCAATTATGGATACCGACGAGTGTCAGCCTCTTTATCTCGAAATACGAAAATTCTATAAAGGTATGAATATGAAAGTGGACAAGCAGATTCCTCTACTCTTGGTTGGAAGACAAGCGCTGAACGAAGCAATGGAAGGAGAAACCAAT GGGCATCATCACTCACACGAAACTAGAGGACTATGCTTATCAGAAGGGCGGAGTGTTCCCACT GATATGCGAGGGGCAAGAATTGAAGTAGGCAACCTTCTTGCTACGATACCTAAGCCTCATAAGCTGGTTCACTCATGCAACGTGAATGCAATCCTCATTTTGCATGGTCTACCCAG GCTGTTAACAGGCTCAATCCTGGCACATGAGATGATGCATGCTTGGCTTCAACTCGAAG GTTTTCCTAACCTTGCTCCAGAGGTTGAAGAAGGCATTTGTCAAGTTCTGGCTTATATGTGGTTAGATTTTGCGATCAATTTAAGCTCCACAAATGATGTTTCGTCATCCTCCTTGCCATCATCTTCCGCTTCATCGACTTCGAAGAAGGGCAAATGGTCAGACTTTGAGATACAACTGAGCGAGTTTCTTAAACTTCAAATAAAGAATGATATTTCAGAGGCCTATGGAGAGGGATTTAGGTTAGGAAACGAGGCAGTGGAGAAGCATGGCCTTAGGGAAACTCTCGATTACATTCGACGCACGGGGACCTATCCACCGTGA
- the LOC104415893 gene encoding ABC transporter I family member 10, whose product MNLLAPLRPSPARPSSLIRSNPLSRVSARDDFAIEARHVNFSVPTRQGAPVSILKDCSVSIPAGQLWMLLGPNGCGKSTLLKILAGLLAPTGGKVYVRRPRSFVFQNPDHQVVMPTVEADVAFGLGKSNLTQEEVRSKVFQALDAVGMSDYMQRPIQTLSGGQKQRVAIAGALAEACKVLLLDELTTFLDETDQIGVIKAVKNSLDKSQEVTALWVTHRLEELEYADGAIYMEDGKVISYGDPARITDLIKDKQAAYINDINC is encoded by the exons ATGAATCTCCTCGCTCCCCTCCGCCCATCGCCCGCTCGTCCTTCTTCCCTCATCCGCTCAAATCCGCTCTCCAG GGTCAGCGCTCGTGACGACTTCGCCATTGAAGCTCGGCACGTGAACTTCTCTGTCCCGACGAGGCAGGGGGCGCCTGTGTCCATCCTCAAGGACTGCTCCGTAAGCATTCCTGCGGGGCAACTCTGGATGCTTCTTGGCCCCAATGGGTGTGGGAAGTCGACTCTTTTGAAG ATTCTTGCCGGTCTTTTGGCTCCAACTGGAGGGAAGGTGTATGTCAGGAGGCCCAGGAgttttgttttccaaaatccTGACCATCAG GTTGTGATGCCGACTGTGGAAGCTGATGTTGCATTTGGCCTTGGCAAATCCAACCTTACTCAAGAGGAAGTAAGGTCCAAGGTGTTCCAAGCTTTGGATGCTGTGGGCATGTCCGACTACATGCAA AGACCAATTCAAACCCTCAGTGGTGGTCAGAAACAGAGGGTTGCCATTGCTGGTGCCTTAGCTGAAGCATGTAAAGTTCTGTTATTGGATGAGCTCACGACATTCTTAGATGAAACGGATCAG ATTGGTGTGATCAAAGCAGTAAAAAATTCTCTAGACAAATCGCAAGAAGTTACTGCATTATGGGTGACTCATCGGCTGGAGGAGCTAGAGTATGCAGATGGTGCCATATACATGGAAGATGGGAAAGTTATTTCTTATGGAGATCCAGCCAGAATTACGGATCTCATCAAAGATAAGCAAGCAGCTTATATCAATGACATAAATTGTTGA
- the LOC104415894 gene encoding GDP-mannose transporter GONST1 isoform X1, which yields MKPLENGDSDLEGGRLGKDRERTTRSGRTFKMHNQALLSGLAYCMSSCSMILVNKFVLSSYDFNAGISLMLYQNLVSVIIVSTLSLFGVISTEPLTLNLIKVWLPVNVIFVGMLVTSMFSLKYINVAMVTVLKNVTNVITAVGEMYLFSKHHDNRVWGALFLMIISAISGGITDLSFHAVGYAWQITNCFLTASYSLTLRRVMDTAKQVTKSGNLNEFSMVLLNNTLSLPLGVILICVFNEVDYLISTPLLRLPTFWLVMTFSGILGLAISFSSMWFLHQTGATTYSLVGSLNKIPLSIAGILLFKVPTSLENSASILFGLLAGVFFARAKIRERS from the exons ATGAAACCTTTGGAAAATGGGGACTCTGATTTGGAAGGTGGAAGGCTGggaaaagacagagagagaacaACAAGAAGTGGAAGGACATTTAAAATGCACAACCAGGCCTTGTTATCTGGGCTTGCATATTGCATGTCATCCTGCAGCATGATCCTGGTCAACAAGTTTGTACTCTCCAGCTATGATTTCAATGCAGGCATATCATTGATGCTCTACCAG AATCTTGTGTCAGTTATCATTGTGTCTACATTGAGCCTTTTCGGTGTGATATCGACAGAACCACTgactttaaatttgattaaggTCTGGTTGCCTGTGAACGTAATATTTGTTGGAATGCTCGTTACGAGCATGTTTAG CTTAAAGTACATAAATGTTGCCATGGTTACTGTCCTGAAGAATGTTACAAATGTGATTACAGCAGTTGGGGAGATGTACCTATTTAGTAAGCATCATGATAATAGAGTTTGGGGTGCCTTGTTCTTGATG ATCATTTCAGCAATTTCTGGAGGGATTACTGATTTGTCTTTCCATGCAGTTGGCTACGCATGGCAGATCACTAATTGTTTCTTAACAGCGTCATATTCA CTAACACTACGTAGAGTCATGGATACAGCAAAGCAAGTCACAAAATCTGGAAACTTGAATGAGTTCTCCATGGTCCTTCTAAACAATACCCTCTCTTTGCCCCTTGGAGTTATTCTTATATGTGTTTTCAATGAGGTGGACTATCTGATTAGCAC TCCTCTTTTAAGGTTACCAACCTTTTGGTTGGTGATGACATTTAGTGGAATTCTTGGGTTGGCTATAAGCTTTTCTTCTATGTGGTTTCTTCATCAAACAGGGGCCACCACTTACAG CCTTGTAGGTTCATTAAATAAGATCCCATTGTCTATTGCTGGCATCCTCCTGTTCAAAGTACCGACTAGTTTGGAAAACTCTGCAAGCATCCTCTTTG GTCTTTTGGCTGGAGTATTTTTTGCGAGAGCCAAAATTCGGGAGAGATCATAA